In Monodelphis domestica isolate mMonDom1 chromosome 4, mMonDom1.pri, whole genome shotgun sequence, one DNA window encodes the following:
- the LOC103094109 gene encoding uncharacterized protein LOC103094109 has translation MDKRKNTSDGNTANTKKKRLVITLEQKFDVIERHERGHSNSKIGRDIGMPESTVRNIIKHAGEIKKKGKVASTFCGLQTTTRNRSITMIEMERLLAVWIEDCNQKCIPLTRAAIQTKASSLFKAVKENGNEMDSEETFAASVGWFNRFKNRLQLHNAKITREAATADKNTPVWKHILPHSANNNFQGFPPQKQTVIEEITNFGRKLGFDELENGDVQELLISHSEELTDDDLHLEQQQVFEEANSDTIVADNVQMKEFTLKEFEDIFQAVEVMKQKIMNADPNVSRSIQIRQDVDKALCTYQHMYEDLKKNTVQSTLLKYIKQE, from the coding sequence ATGGACAAAAGGAAGAACACTTCAGATGGCAACACTGCcaacacaaaaaaaaagagacttgTTATTACATTAGAACAAAAATTTGATGTAATTGAACGGCATGAACGTGGTCATAGTAACTCTAAAATAGGACGAGATATAGGAATGCCTGAATCTACAGTGCGCAATATTATTAAACATGcaggtgaaattaaaaaaaaaggcaaagttgCATCAACTTTTTGTGGTTTGCAAACAACTACAAGAAATAGAAGTATTACAATGATAGAAATGGAGCGTCTATTAGCTGTATGGATTGAAGATTGCAATCAAAAATGCATTCCTCTTACCAGAGCAGCCATTCAGACAAAAGCTTCAAGTTTATTTAAGgcagtaaaagaaaatggaaatgaaatggaTAGTGAAGAAACTTTTGCTGCGAGCGTTGGTTGGTTCAATCGCTTTAAAAATAGACTTCAGTTGCATAATGCTAAAATTACCAGAGAGGCAGCTACTGCAGATAAGAACACCCCAGTGTGGAAGCAcattttgccacactctgcaaatAATAATTTTCAGGGTTTTCCCCCTCAAAAGCAGACTGTTatagaagaaataacaaactTTGGAAGAAAGCTTGGTTTTGATGAACTAGAAAATGGCGATGTCCAAGAATTGCTCATTTCACACTCAGAAGAATTGACTGATGATGATCTTCATTTAGAACAACAACAAGTGTTTGAAGAAGCCAACAGTGATACCATAGTAGCAGATAATGTACAAATGAAGGAGTTCACTCTCAAAGAGTTTGAAGATATCTTTCAAGCTGTAGAAGTCATGAAGCAAAAAATTATGAATGCTGATCCTAATGTCAGTCGAAGCATACAAATTCGCCAAGATGTGGATAAGGCTCTTTGCACCTACCAGCATATGtatgaagatttaaagaaaaacacaGTTCAGTCAACTCTGCTAAAATATATTAAACAAGAATAA